The window CtttctgactccctccctctctccttctttcccagTCAAGTTTACCCCCAGACAAGAATACCTActgtcctccactctctccttccctctatctttctgtgTAGGACTCTCCCTGGCTACCATGAGAATGGCCTTGATGACGGTTGCCGCGGCAATGCtgtgctgggtgggtgtgtgtgccaacGTTCAGCCTAAGAGAGATTTTGACCTGCGGAAGGTGAGACGCCATTTATTATCATCATACAGCAGTGTTTTCATACTGATCCAGAATCAGGCCCCAGCTGTCTGTGGCACCTTAGCTTATTCTGACCTCTGACAACACTGATCTCAGATCTGTGGTACTGTCACTTTTCATTGAGGGCTTCTGTAGTCAGGAGTCAGATGTTTTTTGTCTGCTCTCCCCTTCCTATTGGTTGCCTGCAagcctcccccgcctcctccccttCAGTGTAATGGAACACTGTGTTCTGCTGTGGAGGGGGTGttttgtttacatgtgtgtgttggggttgcCTTGGAACAGGATGAACTTCCGAGGGGTCGAAGGTCGTAAGACAGCAGGGATAGGGCAGCAAGACAGGGCAGGACACAGCAGGCTTTCCAACTTCCCTTGGCCAATGgagggtgtttgtttgtgtttaagtgtgtgtgtgtgtgtgtccagtttgCAGGGAAGTGGTACCGTGTGGGTCTGGCCTATGACTCTCAGGGCTTCGCCCCCTACAGAGACAAGCTGAGGGTTGGAATGGGGATCCTTACCCCCTATGCCAATGGTAACGTCAACCTCACCATGTGGGAAGTCACGTAAGTCAACACACTGGCACTGTGGGTCTGAAAGGTGAGCCAGAGGAGAGTGGCAGGTAGCAAATCTCTTGAGGCAGGGATCCCTAGGATGAAAGGACAGACAGGGACGTATGAGACAAAGGGGTCAGAAGGACTGTCAGGTGGAAGAATGGGAAAAGGAACCAGGTGACGGTATCATTCAATACACAGTCAGCGGGTCGGCATCATCATGGTCGGAGGGCCCCGTGAATGTCGTTGATGTTCTCCTTTGGCTTGAGCATGTACATTCAACGGTTCGAAAGAAATAAAAGACCTGTGCGACGTTTTCATGCGAATCCATGTGGTTTGGGTGTAGTCCTGCAGGGTGTCGCAGCATGCTGTACACGTATGAGAGGAGCAGCGTGCCTGGCAGGTTCACCTACTTCAGCACACGTGAGTCTGCCGCATCAGCTCAAATGTGTCGCCATTGGCACAACGGCGATGATCTTTATGTCACATTGCTCCCGGTGAGACGAATCAAGTGCACTCCCAAGTCTCTGATGACAGCCGGAGAAATAGGGATAgaattgagggagagagggatagagggacggGACAAGAGTGATGGAGGTGAGAGATGAGCCTTCATCGTTCAATGGGACCTTTCTCTGTTCATCAATGttattcctgtttcctgttctcctccaggCCATAACAAGGTGAAGGACATCACTGTGGTGGACACCAACTACACAGAGTACGCCCTGGTCCTGAAACACAAGAAGATGGAGCGCGAGTACACTCAGGTGGCCCTCTATGGTGAGTCTGGTGCAAGGGTGGATGGCCAGAGAGTACAGTCAGGTGACTATGGCAGAAAGCGAGCCAAGACAATTCCCCTGGTCAAACCTTGCGGTGGTCATATTGCAGGTCGCTCTCAGAGGGTGAAGCCGGAAGTGATCCAGAAGTTTAAAGACTTTTCGTTGTCTCGAGGCTTTCCACAGGAGGCCATCCTGACGCCGCCTCCTGCAGGTGAGCAGGAAGCATCTAGAACTAACCAGTCCTCCTTTTTGAAACTCAACTGTGTGATCATACAAAACGGATTCCATGTTTCAAATAGTTCATAGTTCATGTTGTACATGATGTCTCTTTGTTTCCAGAAGAGAACTGCCCTCCCTCAGGGGCCTAGGTGAGCAACTCTGGTTGCTACATAAGTTAACCCTTGAGCTGAGGACAATTGACTTCAGGTGAGTTTGATTGAGTCATATATCGAGTCATAACAGACGCATTTCCTACCAACCAATCACAGTAGGTAAACGTGTTTCTTTGCTTCTTCTCCACGTTCAGAAACCCGTCTTCTGCTACCCTCGCTACCTGTCTTCCAGCATAGATCACAACACTTCCACATGCTTTACTGCACATGACTGCAGCACTTCCACATGCTTTACTGTATAAAGCTCTGGCAACCATGGAGAACACCAGAAAGCGTAACCATGTTAACAGCACGTAAAGCTGTACTTTCTTTGTTCTGGCCCCTGATGATCACATTAAACCAGCCATCTCTGTTGTTCACTTTGTGGGGGCAGTTGTCGGGGATCTAAATAAACAACACACTGTGGTGCAATGTGGTctctgtgtgcatgagtgtggtaggattagggtggaggtgtttgtgtgtatgtatgtatatatgtgtgtgtgtgtgtgtgtgtgtgttgaaacagAACAAAGAGAACAGAGTATATGCAAGCACTGCTTCATTTGTTAAAGTcacctgctaaatgactaaatgtatgtaaatgtatttgtaaccCCTATCTTTATATGGGACAGATCAGAGGTCAAAAAACACAGATCAGTtatgtgtgtgatgggtgtgtgttgaAACACTGCAAGCAGAACAGAGCACATGCAAACACTGATTTATTTGTGTCCCGTATCTATATCTGAGACTGAGGTCAAAGCACACTGATCAATTCTTTGGGCCCTATAATGTCAAGTGCTTTTTAGGGGGGGAATTAATGTTGGGGTTGAAATTGCATGAAGGGTtaaggggagggttagggtcagggggcCAGGGATAacaccattttgaatgggagtttATTTTCTGTCCTCAATAGGATACTAAaataaacttgtgtgtgtgtgcatgtacgtgtgtgagagagtgtgcttGCCCTTAAGGGCTCCTTTGTTGGGTCATCTGTCTACGATGaccagagagagataaacaaaTACAATCTGTAGAAAAGAGAACTTGAACCATTACACATTTGCTTTCTTATTGATACGTCAGTCGACTgctgaacagacagacagtatgCATCAGGGAGCAGTGGTCGTGGTCTTGCT of the Osmerus eperlanus chromosome 14, fOsmEpe2.1, whole genome shotgun sequence genome contains:
- the ptgdsa gene encoding prostaglandin D2 synthase a translates to MRMALMTVAAAMLCWVGVCANVQPKRDFDLRKFAGKWYRVGLAYDSQGFAPYRDKLRVGMGILTPYANGNVNLTMWEVTPAGCRSMLYTYERSSVPGRFTYFSTRHNKVKDITVVDTNYTEYALVLKHKKMEREYTQVALYGRSQRVKPEVIQKFKDFSLSRGFPQEAILTPPPAEENCPPSGA